The following coding sequences lie in one Zestosphaera sp. genomic window:
- a CDS encoding transcriptional regulator, with protein MSRDQVIGYLLLAASAVVIVVYGWLVFATEYALLILKLTGFIAVAGVFGILAWIGYTLATTPPPKPIEEIEKEIEAELKKLESEVTEKGVTSTERSEEKS; from the coding sequence TTGAGTCGAGACCAGGTTATAGGGTACTTACTTCTCGCGGCTTCCGCAGTAGTGATAGTAGTTTATGGGTGGTTAGTTTTCGCGACTGAGTACGCGTTGTTGATACTGAAACTAACAGGCTTCATAGCAGTAGCAGGAGTTTTCGGTATTCTTGCTTGGATTGGCTACACACTAGCTACGACACCTCCCCCCAAACCCATAGAAGAGATTGAGAAAGAGATAGAAGCTGAGCTAAAGAAATTAGAGAGTGAGGTTACTGAGAAGGGAGTAACTAGCACAGAGAGATCTGAAGAGAAGTCTTGA
- a CDS encoding ATP-binding cassette domain-containing protein — protein sequence MDLLLELRDVSKVVGNEFVLAGVSLSLRRGEVLVVRGRSGVGKTTLAKIASLLLTPDKGFVKFMSNDLSNSSDNLKSLLRLKYIGYVDQEYALLPRLTVYENVELPLALLGTPKIERRGRVNEVLNQVGLGGLENRYPAELSGGERQRVAIARALVKKPRLLVADEPFSNLDEITTSNIVRLFKTLVSETEAAILITTTDLNTDYGIGTSKFLIHGKLI from the coding sequence TTGGACTTACTGCTTGAGTTGAGAGATGTTAGTAAAGTAGTAGGTAATGAGTTTGTTCTGGCAGGCGTATCTCTTAGTTTGAGACGTGGTGAAGTTTTAGTAGTTAGGGGGAGGAGTGGTGTCGGCAAAACAACGTTAGCTAAGATAGCGTCATTACTGCTAACGCCTGATAAAGGCTTCGTGAAATTCATGAGTAACGACTTAAGTAACTCAAGTGATAATCTTAAGTCACTTCTAAGACTTAAGTACATCGGTTACGTCGACCAAGAGTACGCTCTCCTACCAAGACTTACTGTCTACGAAAACGTTGAATTACCTCTAGCCTTACTCGGGACCCCGAAAATAGAGAGACGAGGTAGAGTTAATGAAGTTCTTAATCAAGTTGGTTTAGGAGGGCTAGAGAATAGGTATCCTGCTGAGTTAAGTGGCGGTGAGAGACAGAGGGTAGCTATAGCTAGAGCATTAGTCAAGAAACCTAGGCTACTAGTTGCTGACGAGCCATTCTCAAACCTAGACGAGATTACTACGTCTAATATAGTACGTCTATTTAAGACTCTAGTTTCAGAGACAGAAGCCGCGATACTAATAACCACTACAGACCTAAATACTGATTACGGAATAGGTACTAGTAAGTTCTTAATACATGGTAAACTCATTTAA
- a CDS encoding glycosyltransferase family 2 protein: protein MYETTYDDLTIIIPTLKEAEGIGLVLDELLSIGIPPDKILVVDGFSDDGTREIAESKGVRVVLQEGFGKADAIKTGSKFVKTTYTLIMDGDYTYPATRVPDLLNKIREGYDLVLGYRKYVEKGAMNPIFRFGNKIITRFVNILYGTRVSDVLTGMYVVRSNILKEIFYEAKNFSIEVEIFSHVANMTGRVSEVPIEYRKRKGIKKLGISHGFKITWDLIRLTWRYNPSYLIFLLGAVLLLPGITLGAYVAYHYFFTGINYYLKGLVAILLTLAGFQSLLMAIMSIYTKRIEMRTIHKINEIKVCLDELRETLKKL from the coding sequence GTGTATGAGACTACGTACGATGACTTAACAATAATCATACCAACTCTTAAGGAAGCTGAGGGCATAGGTCTGGTACTAGATGAGTTACTCTCAATAGGTATTCCACCAGATAAGATACTAGTAGTTGATGGTTTTAGCGATGATGGAACACGTGAAATAGCTGAGAGCAAAGGTGTCAGGGTAGTCTTACAGGAGGGTTTTGGTAAGGCAGACGCTATCAAAACCGGTTCTAAGTTCGTTAAAACAACCTACACCTTAATAATGGACGGCGACTACACATACCCAGCTACGCGCGTGCCCGACCTACTCAACAAGATCCGTGAAGGCTACGACCTAGTCTTGGGTTACAGAAAATACGTTGAGAAAGGCGCTATGAACCCTATCTTCAGGTTCGGGAACAAGATTATAACGAGATTTGTCAACATTCTTTACGGCACAAGAGTCTCTGACGTCTTGACAGGCATGTACGTAGTCAGGTCAAACATCTTGAAAGAAATTTTCTATGAAGCGAAAAATTTCAGCATAGAAGTCGAGATATTCTCTCACGTCGCTAACATGACAGGCAGAGTGTCTGAGGTCCCCATCGAGTATAGGAAGAGAAAAGGAATTAAAAAACTAGGGATATCACACGGATTTAAAATAACTTGGGACTTAATTAGGTTAACTTGGAGGTATAACCCTAGTTATCTGATATTCCTGTTAGGTGCCGTCCTCCTACTACCAGGCATTACTTTAGGAGCTTACGTTGCCTACCATTACTTCTTTACGGGAATTAACTACTACCTTAAGGGGTTAGTAGCAATACTACTCACGCTAGCAGGCTTCCAGTCACTGTTAATGGCGATAATGTCCATCTACACCAAAAGAATAGAAATGAGGACAATACACAAGATCAACGAGATAAAAGTTTGTCTCGATGAATTAAGAGAGACGCTTAAGAAGCTCTAA